A DNA window from Aspergillus nidulans FGSC A4 chromosome I contains the following coding sequences:
- a CDS encoding uncharacterized protein (transcript_id=CADANIAT00006483) — protein sequence MATDSKIDHIAPLEYQMKILEEYHINVLAIPLDMVLRHVRSIREGLAGVDSRAIPRSMVDAFIQIVVLFVEAASERERIVAGIERLLEGSGGRTVDSASLEMNDLETLKEGPEGRDWHPDSLEENPGSSDAKNPESLGKSARVLEKSLEDPEWEYDSVDQSTRDPTNRLDRTEEGSESLEGNLDRPGKIIESPDAKNPDSLEKRPNSLEGRLRGLEKKSGTLLESSRSPETNPENMKGPSPAASSPSPNTRSSSTDRSTDWLREWLLHRSRNSLQDNQEDNLVNRTNGSSQNSPGNRSEYTITESMMEIINQIEIQRKVQSKVQVNVQIKIPLRGFLMVHTKKQSERQVKV from the coding sequence atggCCACTGATAGCAAGATCGATCATATCGCACCACTGGAGTACCAAATGAAAATCTTGGAGGAGTACCATATCAACGTATTAGCTATTCCTTTGGATATGGTTCTGCGGCATGTCCGGAGTATTCGTGAGGGTTTGGCCGGGGTAGATAGCCGGGCGATTCCGCGGTCGATGGTGGACGCGTTTATTCAAATAGTTGTACTCTTTGTGGAGGCGGCTTCTGAACGTGAGCGGATTGTTGCGGGAATTGAGAGACTCCTCGAGGGTTCGGGGGGACGGACGGTTGATTCTGCAAGTCTGGAAATGAACGACCTGGAGACTTTGAAAGAGGGCCCTGAAGGTCGGGACTGGCATCCTGATAGTCTAGAAGAGAATCCTGGCAGTTCAGATGCGAAGAATCCTGAGAGCTTGGGGAAGAGTGCTAGGGTTCTCGAGAAGAGCCTCGAGGACCCCGAATGGGAATATGACAGTGTGGATCAGAGCACTAGAGATCCAACAAACAGACTCGACCGTACGGAAGAAGGTTCTGAGAGTCTGGAAGGGAATCTTGACAGACCCGGTAAGATTATCGAAAGCCCCGATGCGAAGAATCCAGACTCTTTGGAAAAACGTCCGAACAGCCTAGAGGGGAGGCTTCGGGGTCTGGAGAAAAAATCTGGTACGCTGCTGGAAAGCTCAAGAAGCCCGGAGACAAATCCTGAAAACATGAAAGGCCCTTCACCAGCTGCAAGCAGCCCTAGCCCCAACacaagaagcagctcaaCGGACAGGTCAACGGACTGGCTAAGAGAATGGTTACTACACAGGTCGAGGAACAGCTTACAGGACAATCAAGAGGACAATCTAGTGAATAGGACAAATGGCAGCTCACAGAACAGCCCAGGGAACAGATCAGAATACACCATAACAGAGAGCATGATGGAAATCATAAATCAGATTGAAATACAAAGAAAAGTACAGAGCAAAGTACAGGTCAATGTACAGATCAAGATACCGCTCAGAGGATTCCTCATGGTCCATACCAAGAAACAAAGCGAGAGACAGGTCAAGGTATAG
- a CDS encoding uncharacterized protein (transcript_id=CADANIAT00006484) has product MSPQCPVPRYLNQNQDSKIELVVPGDYPGNSPKESLISVEATARLPLPENDPSGSVDELPGLLLGVKSIDTTTKIEPPEQLRLLHVSNNDYGMEFSAFLGRALEAYGLTEPHTQKTIFKFFDRFLELSEQSAFRGGRFSPVPASTKVRLPARNGSKEEEVRVTFIAIPYFLLHDAQRPPQRAIMSRNKVHWVQPLVQSGYHLDSSMMREDQQAIRRLYRHIKQVIHVPQLWVLSIGHNFVATCAPTPLFDGQRSPSASPCIALRAIGEQTAFPPTVRITTPWGFVFCLELRKCGVWSGFLYQVQVMLSSVAPENTSIDTRNWVYSLEVDGSTIDARRWRSLWEAHGDNNPLLAIIASPPPEHIPRRKEPTEPTTSPSSLSAETPEPRYPSGISDTLKKLDERMREHRERRSRTIATTQSKYAGDDDADGLRNPFSRRFPSSVKHRVRRYRSAGFRNYDNDHPYQYIDPYYFPPQFVLDAIRNQFKAEKEDGESHGLAQGASGAVGVAQADGPGPGAQSATKRDKKQEQEKPLPVFKWSIGKKASEEASSNSDEAESTRRMESLLAYIHRHMLFHTNNKKSSSYFPQTTKASTKVLNRTYNAIPLKTRSIVDSQLLHLRDTYT; this is encoded by the exons ATGTCGCCGCAATGCCCCGTTCCTCGATACTTGAATCAAAACCAGGATTCCAAGATCGAACTGGTTGTTCCTGGAGATTATCCTGGGAACTCTCCAAAAGAGAGCCTGATCTCGGTTGAAGCAACCGCTCGCCTACCCCTACCAGAGAATGAcccttcaggctcagtagaTGAGCTACCAGGTTTGCTACTGGGGGTTAAGTCGATTGACACGACCACAAAGATTGAACCACCGGAACAGCTACGATTGCTGCACGTATCAAACAATGACTACGGGATGGAGTTCAGTGCCTTCCTTGGGCGCGCGCTGGAAGCATACGGCCTCACTGAGCCGCATACGCAGAAAACCATCTTCAAATTCTTCGATCGATTCCTGGAACTTTCTGAGCAATCCGCTTTTCGCGGCGGACGGTTCAGTCCCGTCCCCGCCTCGACAAAAGTTCGTCTCCCAGCACGCAACGgcagcaaggaggaagaagtccGAGTGACTTTCATCGCAATTCCCTACTTCTTACTACACGATGCACAGCGCCCGCCACAGCGCGCCATCATGTCTCGTAATAAAGTCCACTGGGTCCAACCACTGGTGCAATCCGGCTACCACCTCGACTCATCCATGATGCGCGAGGACCAGCAGGCGATTCGACGGCTATACAGACACATTAAGCAAGTCATCCACGTCCCGCAGCTGTGGGTGTTGAGTATTGGGCACAACTTTGTCGCGACATGCGCGCCGACGCCGCTGTTTGATGGCCAGAGGTCACCGTCGGCATCTCCTTGCATTGCCCTCCGCGCCATTGGAGAACAGACGGCTTTCCCACCGACAGTTCGCATCACGACACCGTGGGGCTTTGTTTTTTGCCTTGAGCTCAGGAAGTGTGGAGTGTGGTCT GGATTTCTCTATCAAGTGCAAGTCATGCTGAGCAGCGTAGCTCCCGAGAATACCTCAATAGACACAAGAAATTGGGTCTACTCACTCGAAGTCGACGGCAGTACAATAGATGCCCGCCGCTGGCGCTCACTCTGGGAGGCTCACGGTGACAACAACCCGCTCCTTGCAATCATCgcctcgcctcctccagagcACATCCCGCGCCGCAAAGAGCCCACTGAGCCAACTACATCACCAAGTAGTTTATCCGCAGAAACCCCTGAACCACGCTACCCTTCCGGCATCTCCGACACcctgaagaaactggacgaGCGGATGCGAGAGCATCGCGAACGACGAAGCCGCACAATAGCGACAACACAGAGCAAGTacgccggcgatgatgatgctgatggccTTCGCAATCCTTTCTCCCGCCGTTTTCCCAGCTCCGTGAAGCATCGGGTGCGACGGTACCGCAGCGCAGGGTTCAGAAATTATGATAACGACCATCCCTACCAGTATATCGACCCATATTATTTCCCACCGCAGTTCGTTCTCGATGCAATTAGAAACCAATTCaaggcagagaaggaggacgGAGAGAGCCATGGTCTGGCCCAGGGAGCAAGTGGTGCTGTCGGGGTCGCACAGGCGGACGGCCCCGGCCCCGGCGCTCAGTCGGCCACGAAAAGAGACAAAaaacaagagcaagaaaagcCACTTCCTGTCTTCAAGTGGTCTATTGGGAAGAAAGCCTCTGAAGAAGCATCATCGAATTCCGATGAGGCGGAATCGACTCGTCGAATGGAATCCCTCCTCGCCTACATACACCGGCACATGCTCTTCCAcacaaacaacaaaaaaTCCTCTTCTTATTTCCCACAAACGACAAAAGCATCGACAAAAGTCTTAAACAGAACCTACAACGCCATCCCTCTGAAAACTAGATCCATTGTTGATTCCCAACTCCTCCACTTACGCGACACCTACACGTAA
- a CDS encoding uncharacterized protein (transcript_id=CADANIAT00006485), which yields MSTTSSSSSSSSSSEQDPLRDAVVKEFTEAGYTNEEIQTVLTQQDALRRIKDDDADSILDAYHLPWQLDEADEEYILIKKEVSTELLDEIFEHTRRAQEDSYNIRSSNPSGGRYGWPSSRRTPHASYSPRAGHVQRASYTKLSNMRRTELAVYDNAYGYGGHAVPIDRPSRSAARMDRIYTA from the exons ATGTCgacaacatcatcatcatcatcatcatcatcatcatcagagCAAGACCCTCTCCGCGACGCCGTGGTAAAAGAATTTACCGAGGCCGGCTACACCAACGAGGAAATCCAGACAGTCCTCACACAGCAAGATGCGCTTCGACGCATAAAGGACGACGATGCTGACAG CATCTTGGACGCATATCACCTTCCATGGCAGCTTGACGAG GCCGACGAGGAGTACATCCTCATAAAGAAGGAGGTTAGCACAGAGCTACTGGATGAGATCTTCGAGCACACGCGCCGGGCTCAAGAGGACAGCTACAATATACGTAGTTCGAATCCTTCCGGGGGGAGATATGGTTGGCCAAGCTCGCGGAGGACCCCACATGCAAGTTACTCTCCTAGGGCTGGCCACGTGCAGCGAGCGAGCTATACCAAACTGAGCAACATGCGACGGACGGAGCTGGCAGTGTACGATAATGCGTACGGGTACGGAGGCCATGCCGTCCCGATTGATAGGCCGTCGCGCTCGGCTGCGCGAATGGATCGGATTTATACGGCATAA
- a CDS encoding uncharacterized protein (transcript_id=CADANIAT00006486), translating into MPAILHMSTGVLDYGTVRSRCGVDNTCIGVMGTSAGGGLAASAALMARDRWQKTPLAE; encoded by the exons ATGCCTGCGATATTGCACATGAGTACAGGCGTTTTGGACTACGGTA CTGTACGCTCGCGCTGTGGAGTGGACAATACCTGCATTGGCGTCATGGGTACGAGCGCTGGTGGTGGGCTTGCTGCAAGTGCAGCCCTTATGGCGAGAGATAGGTGGCAGAAGACGCCACTTGCGGAGTAG
- a CDS encoding MFS transporter (transcript_id=CADANIAT00006487), whose protein sequence is MRPAKHSAQVSSSRTTGSDRSSITIIPQGPDELNKQASNANNSQQEQHDLEKQDSREMSMPTQVTFPESDLSQGIVGWDSQDDPSNPQNFPARKKWGLLALISAFTLISPLASSMFSPAISYMAADFGETNETILSFTVSVYLMGYTFGPCILAPLSEIYGRRVTLSGANWFFVVWQVGCALAQNIETEIVCRFFAGIGGSGCITLGAGVIADLFPVEQRGKATAVWGLGPLIGPVAGPIAGGFIGENVGWRWTFWTLLIAGGTVALGIEFLNKETFAPVLIKWKTTKLAQETGRADLRSAYDLERESLSVGQALKLGLKRPVLLLVKSPIVFLLSVYMAFIYGLLYLFFTTISSVFTSNYGFSTGLSGLAYLGIGIGFIVGICFMAVTNDRMLVKLTARAGGKFEPEMRLPLMIIFSSILPISFFWYGWSADKHVHWIVPIIGMFPFGVGMIGVYMPIQTYIIDCYPKYAASANATMTATRSLVGALLPLAGPTMFRSLGLGWGNSLLGFLALAFVPVPILFTRYGKVLRDKWPVTLEGKKT, encoded by the exons ATGAGACCTGCAAAACACTCCGCGCAGGTgagctcatcaagaacaacagGCAGCgaccgcagcagcatcacgATTATTCCACAAGGCCCAGATGAGCTGAATAAACAAGCCTCCAACGCAAACAACAGTCAACAAGAGCAACATGATCTTGAGAAACAAGATTCCCGCGAGATGTCAATGCCCACCCAAGTCACATTCCCCGAAAGCGACCTCAGCCAAGGGATTGTAGGATGGGACAGTCAGGATGACCCAAGTAATCCCCAGAATTTTCCTGCTAGGAAAAAATGGGGGCTACTGGCTTTGATAAGCGCATTTACTTTGATATCACCTCTCGCATCAAGCATGTTTTCGCCAGCTATTAGTTACATGGCGGCGGACTTCGGTGAAACAAACGAGACAATTTTATCTTTCACCGTTAGTGTTTATTTGATGGGATATACA TTTGGTCCATGCATTCTCGCCCCTTTAAGCGAGATCTACGGCCGTCGAGTTACCCTTAGTGGTGCAAACTGGTTCTTTGTCGTATGGCAGGTTGGTTGTGCCCTGGCCCAAAATATCGAAACAGAGATTGTTTGTCGATTTTTTGCTGGAATTGGAGGGTCCGGTTGCATTACCCTGGGTGCGGGTGTTATCGCAGACCTTTTCCCGGTTGAGCAACGAGGAAAGGCCACTGCCGTCTGGGGCCTTGGTCCACTCATTGGGCCGGTGGCTGGCCCAATTGCCGGAGGATTTATAGGGGAGAACGTGGGGTGGCGATGGACATTCTGGACCTTGTTGATAGCCGGCGGGACTGTGGCCCTGGGCATCGAGTTTTTGAACAAGGAGACCTTTGCCCCGGTCCTGATAAAGTGGAAAACGACCAAGCTCGCGCAGGAGACAGGGCGCGCTGACCTACGGAGTGCATACGATCTGGAGCGTGAATCGCTGTCTGTGGGTCAGGCTTTGAAACTCGGCCTGAAGCGTCCagttcttctcctcgtcaaaTCACCAATCGTAtttcttctctctgtctACATG GCTTTTATTTACGGACTTCTGTACCTTTTCTTCACAACAATCTCGTCTGTCTTTACCAGTAACTACGGGTTTTCTACTGGCCTGTCGGGGCTGGCCTACCTTGGGATTGGCATAGGCTTCATAGTCGGTATCTGTTTCATGGCTGTAACAAATGACAGAATGCTGGTTAAGCTAACCGCGCGCGCTGGGGGCAAATTCGAACCTGAAATGCGGCTTCCTTTGATGATAATATTCTCAAGCATTCTCCCCATCAGTTTCTTCTGGTATGGGTGGTCAGCAGACAAGCACGTCCACTGGATTGTGCCTATTATCGGAATGTTCCCTTTTGGAGTTGGCATGATCGGCGTTTATATGCCAATTCAGACCTATATCATTGATTGCTACCCCAAGTACGCAGCTTCGGCAAACGCCACTATGACTGCTACACGGTCTCTTGTTGGTGCGCTTCTTCCACTAGCAGGGCCTACCATGTTTCGATCGCTGGGTTTGGGGTGGGGTAACTCCCTTCTTGGCTTCCTTGCGTTGGCCTTCGTACCGGTCCCAATTCTCTTCACGCGATATGGCAAGGTTCTCCGGGATAAGTGGCCGGTCACTTtggaagggaagaagactTAA
- a CDS encoding uncharacterized protein (transcript_id=CADANIAT00006488), translating into MLIFLPSSYIAYEYCDTYALVNMNLLFKKLGRGYEEVMLADDSQAGILGQFRALLSA; encoded by the exons ATGCTTATCTTCTTGCCTTCCTCATATATCGCCTATGAATATTGCGATACATATGCATT GGTTAATATGAACCTT TTATTTAAAAAGCTAGGCAGGGGCTATGAAGAGGTTATGCTGGCAGATGACAGTCAAGCAGGAATACTCGGGCAGTTCCGCGCGCTTTTAAGTGCATGA